The Primulina tabacum isolate GXHZ01 chromosome 16, ASM2559414v2, whole genome shotgun sequence genome window below encodes:
- the LOC142529822 gene encoding anaphase-promoting complex subunit 13 isoform X2, which produces MAELSLGVLIDIVDEEWMRDTLPDDDLPLPPILASRTDDTEDSNQETQQVETDTWHDLAFGNQ; this is translated from the exons ATGGCAGAACTAAGCTTGGGAGTCCTGATTGATATTGTGGATGAGGAATGGATGAGAGACACTCTGCCTGATGATG ATCTTCCTCTGCCTCCAATACTTGCTTCGAGGACCGATGATACTGAGGATTCGA ATCAGGAGACTCAACAAGTTGAGACAGATACTTGGCATGATCTTGCTTTCGGCAACCAATGA
- the LOC142529414 gene encoding cation/H(+) antiporter 15-like, producing the protein MNESLHQSGSEPPYVCHIFNQINTRGLLFGQDPLSCSVPALLLQLSLFSVISRTVHFLLKPLGQPLIVAQILSGAILGPSGFGRNLTFLAEVFPRKARLVLDTMSIFGFTIFIFLIGVKMDLSMVVRSGKVALAVGILGFFVPFVLAGLVSFVLDKFLLLDHDVYKALPHVVSMVSMTAFPVITCFLDELKILNTEIGRLASSSSVICDICLWSVMCIKFAARLAKTNSLTVIIGSFLSAGLFIIFVIYMIRPAAFWVIRNTPEPRPVKEIYIFLALVILMSCAFVGEVIGIHATTASLVLGLVIPDGPPLGAALVETLDCFVSVMLLPLFFTVSGLQMDVFSVNFTNVGVIQLVVFVAFVGKILGSMLPLVFSRMPFRDALSLGLIMNTKGIVELAFLNDIKNQEILSEEIYTIMIISVVAVTGVISFVVKVLYDPSSRFVAYKRRTILHCRDNDELRILACVHSQEHVHSIISLLQLANPTKASPINLVVLHLVKLTGRASSLLVAHKQHDKPCRNPTQSEHIFNAFRNLEQQNPEFFLLECYKGISPYKTMYNDVCSLALEKRTILVILPFHKQSISQGRVESSFAYRHLNKVVLEKAPCSVGILIDHQDLKSRYVNSQKPEYRVAVLFFGGADDREALAYALKMSDNTIIRLTLIRFLASGMTEIVAGTERSKMLDADTLNNFKQRTQQTERIAYKEKMVTSGTGVITLARWVANACDLVLVGRRHGESPIILQLAEWNKHGELGAIGEILAASEFKSDTSILVVQQQTRLWGLKDPEDSTHLRRIKL; encoded by the exons ATGAACGAGAGTCTACACCAGTCGGGCTCGGAGCCCCCATACGTCTGCCATATCTTTAATCAGATCAACACGAGAGGTTTACTGTTTGGACAAGATCCGTTGAGTTGTTCGGTTCCAGCTTTGTTGCTGCAATTGTCTCTTTTTTCAGTTATATCTCGTACAGTACACTTCCTTCTCAAGCCACTTGGCCAACCCTTGATTGTCGCACAAATTCTT AGTGGTGCAATATTGGGGCCATCAGGTTTTGGCCGCAATCTGACTTTTTTGGCTGAAGTGTTCCCAAGAAAAGCTAGGCTGGTGCTAGACACCATGTCGATTTTTGGTTTCACGATCTTTATTTTTCTCATTGGTGTGAAAATGGACTTATCCATGGTTGTGAGATCTGGTAAAGTGGCATTAGCTGTGGGAATTTTAGGGTTTTTCGTTCCTTTCGTACTTGCTGGCTTAGTCTCCTTTGTCCTTGATAAGTTTTTGTTGTTGGATCATGACGTATACAAAGCACTTCCGCATGTAGTATCTATGGTATCCATGACTGCCTTTCCTGTTATAACCTGCTTTCTTGATGAACTCAAGATTCTCAACACAGAGATTGGACGGTTAGCTTCTTCGTCATCAGTTATCTGTGATATCTGCCTATGGTCTGTGATGTGTATAAAGTTTGCAGCACGATTAGCCAAGACAAATTCACTAACAGTAATCATAGGTTCGTTTTTATCAGCTGGGTTATTTATCATTTTTGTAATATATATGATTCGTCCAGCTGCTTTTTGGGTAATCAGAAATACTCCAGAACCGAGACCCGTGaaggaaatatatatttttctagCTCTTGTCATATTGATGAGCTGTGCATTTGTCGGTGAAGTTATTGGCATTCATGCCACAACTGCATCCTTAGTTCTAGGCTTGGTTATTCCTGATGGGCCACCATTAGGAGCTGCATTGGTGGAGACCCTTGATTGCTTCGTTTCTGTGATGCTCTTGCCACTCTTTTTCACTGTTTCTGGATTGCAAATGGATGTTTTCTCCGTAAATTTTACAAATGTTGGGGTAATACAGTTGGTTGTTTTTGTTGCATTTGTCGGGAAGATTCTGGGATCTATGTTGCCTCTTGTATTTTCTAGGATGCCATTTCGTGATGCACTTTCTCTTGGACTGATCATGAACACAAAAGGCATTGTTGAACTTGCCTTCTTGAATGACATCAAGAACCAAGAA ATTCTTTCTGAGGAAATTTATACCATTATGATCATTTCAGTGGTCGCTGTAACCGGAGTAATCTCATTTGTTGTGAAAGTTCTTTATGATCCTTCAAGTAGGTTTGTTGCTTACAAGAGAAGAACTATTCTACATTGCAGAGACAATGATGAATTGAGGATACTTGCATGTGTACATAGCCAAGAGCATGTTCACTCCATTATCAGCCTCCTTCAATTAGCTAATCCCACAAAAGCGTCTCCGATTAATTTGGTCGTCCTACATCTTGTAAAGCTAACAGGTCGTGCATCTTCTCTACTTGTAGCTCACAAACAACACGACAAGCCTTGTCGTAATCCTACTCAGTCCGAACATATTTTTAATGCATTCAGAAATCTTGAACAACAAAACCCTGAATTTTTCTTATTGGAATGTTATAAAGGCATCTCCCCTTACAAGACAATGTATAACGATGTTTGTTCCCTAGCTCTGGAAAAGAGAACCATTCTCGTTATTCTTCCATTTCACAAGCAATCGATCTCACAGGGAAGGGTGGAATCATCCTTTGCGTATAGACATCTTAATAAAGTTGTGCTCGAGAAGGCTCCTTGTTCAGTTGGAATTCTCATTGATCATCAAGATCTGAAATCCCGATATGTTAATTCACAAAAACCAGAATATCGAGTGGCAGTACTTTTCTTTGGTGGTGCGGATGATCGAGAAGCATTAGCCTATGCACTAAAGATGTCAGACAATACCATCATAAGGTTAACTCTTATACGATTTTTGGCTTCGGGCATGACTGAAATTGTTGCAGGCACTGAAAGAAGCAAAATGTTGGATGCTGATACTCTAAACAATTTCAAGCAAAGAACTCAACAAACCGAGAGAATAGCATACAAGGAGAAGATGGTAACAAGTGGAACAGGGGTAATAACATTAGCTAGATGGGTGGCAAATGCTTGCGATCTTGTTTTGGTTGGAAGACGCCATGGGGAATCACCTATTATACTTCAGCTAGCAGAATGGAATAAGCATGGGGAATTGGGAGCAATTGGAGAAATTCTTGCTGCCTCGGAATTTAAAAGCGATACTTCAATTTTGGTGGTACAGCAGCAGACAAGATTATGGGGACTCAAAGACCCCGAGGACTCTACACATTTAAGAAGAATCAAGTTATAG